A window from Sceloporus undulatus isolate JIND9_A2432 ecotype Alabama chromosome 8, SceUnd_v1.1, whole genome shotgun sequence encodes these proteins:
- the COQ7 gene encoding 5-demethoxyubiquinone hydroxylase, mitochondrial, whose amino-acid sequence MAAAALGKKALVVCGAGGRWVLQSIYSPVRFCGTGMIMDNINKPVLDRIIRVDHAGEYGANRIYAGQMAVLGRTSVGPVIQQMWNQEKEHLKKFKELMVMYRVRPTVLLPFWNITGFMLGAGTALLGKESAMACTVAVEESISVHYNNQIRTLMEEDPEKYRELLETIKKFRDEELEHHETGLDHDAALAPAYSILKNAIQIGCKAAIYLSERI is encoded by the exons GTGCAGGAGGaagatgggtgttgcagtccatcTACTCACCTGTCAGATTTTGTGGTACTGGAATGATCATGGATAACATCAATAAGCCAGTTCTTGACCGCATAATCAGAGTGGATCATGCAGGCGAATATGGAGCAAATCGCATTTACGCTGGGCAAATGGCCGTGTTAGGTCGAACTTCAGTAGGACCAGTTATTCAG caaATGTGGAATCAGGAAAAGGAACATTTGAAAAAATTCAAGGAGTTAATGGTCATGTACAGAGTCCGGCCAACTGTTCTGTTGCCCTTTTGGAACATTACAGGATTTATGTTAG GAGCGGGCACTGCCTTACTTGGAAAAGAAAGTGCAATGGCTTGTACTGTAGCTGTAGAAGAGAGCATATCTGTGCATTATAACAATCAGATCAGGACACTCATGGAAGAAGATCCAGAAAAATACAGAGAATTGCTAGAG ACAATAAAGAAATTCAGAGATGAAGAATTGGAGCATCATGAAACTGGACTTGACCATGATGCAGCACTG gctcCAGCATATTCAATTCTGAAAAATGCAATACAGATAGGATGTAAAGCTGCAATATATTTATCAGAAAGAATATAG